Proteins encoded in a region of the Fusarium falciforme chromosome 6, complete sequence genome:
- a CDS encoding Protein kinase domain-containing protein, translating to MEIAGLALSAVSAGPVLAEYGYRIYRRVEDKRRLAPLAQELSVFALDDRKDQLTLIIELARPVFRSRTIMPEHRERLVRTWERFKEQLGRVDQLMSLVTSNSSIWDSWSRLEARNELIRIGSSGVLTRLRNEFRDDVMMLREHLKDLSPLYLSSRDFTIIEAVGNDPTFVIGGRSTASQDIQWYLLESKPYLLETKDEARESIEILSSKLSELQSHTGILPLLGYRDEPGRDGGHFQLIFRGPFEAGFPATLSAYMATCPSKPSLNFRVDLCYQLAAAVLQTQLLGLVHKNIRPENILIHPPEAFQSPTARPWENIPALSLCGWQYAREVEQGVTRLTGDVTLQRKIYQHPERQLPTAEREYSMAHDVYSLGVCMLEIILWESVLRPTPPFVCPAFVETFTRLGFRPNEADPGDYYTKFPNKNKAILLSMSESLIPAEAGTKMTRAVCEFLTCLDRKGEDLDEEPNDYVINDEADRIMVAMNFVDTGLKDLRNIQASI from the coding sequence ATGGAGATCGCTGGCCTAGCCCTCTCCGCCGTATCTGCCGGCCCGGTCTTGGCAGAGTACGGCTACCGGATCTACAGACGGGTTGAGGACAAGAGACGACTCGCTCCTTTGGCTCAGGAGCTAAGCGTGTTCGCCTTGGATGACCGAAAGGACCAACTCACTCTCATCATCGAGTTGGCCCGGCCAGTTTTCAGAAGCCGCACCATCATGCCGGAGCACCGGGAGCGGCTTGTCAGGACCTGGGAGCGATTCAAAGAACAACTGGGACGGGTAGACCAGCTCATGAGCCTCGTGACATCGAATTCGTCGATTTGGGACTCATGGTCACGACTAGAAGCTCGTAATGAGTTGATACGGATCGGCAGCAGCGGCGTGCTCACGCGACTGAGAAACGAGTTCCGCGACGATGTGATGATGCTTCGTGAGCATCTCAAGGATCTATCTCCACTCTATCTCTCCTCTAGGGACTTTACAATCATCGAGGCCGTCGGAAACGATCCGACCTTCGTCATCGGAGGGAGATCAACAGCTTCTCAGGATATCCAATGGTACCTTCTGGAATCTAAGCCGTATCTGTTGGAAACTAAGGATGAAGCAAGAGAGAGCATCGAAATACTCTCCTCGAAGCTTTCTGAACTCCAATCTCATACTGGAATCCTGCCTCTTCTTGGGTACCGAGACGAGCCGGGTCGCGATGGCGGTCATTTTCAGCTGATTTTTCGAGGTCCTTTTGAAGCGGGATTTCCGGCGACGCTCTCGGCATATATGGCGACTTGTCCATCCAAGCCTTCACTGAACTTCCGAGTCGATCTTTGCTATCAGCTTGCCGCTGCCGTCCTCCAGACTCAACTGCTTGGCTTGGTCCACAAGAACATTCGACCGGAAAATATTCTGATCCACCCACCTGAGGCCTTCCAGTCACCGACTGCACGACCCTGGGAGAATATACCTGCACTGAGTCTTTGTGGATGGCAATACGCCCGAGAGGTCGAGCAGGGCGTGACACGGTTGACCGGCGACGTGACTCTTCAGCGCAAGATCTATCAGCATCCAGAGCGCCAGCTCCCAACCGCAGAACGAGAGTACTCAATGGCACACGATGTCTACAGCTTAGGCGTCTGTATGCTAGAGATAATCCTCTGGGAGAGTGTCCTGCGGCCCACGCCTCCATTCGTCTGTCCCGCATTCGTCGAGACGTTTACGCGTCTTGGCTTTCGACCAAACGAAGCTGACCCTGGGGACTACTACACCAAGTTCCCAAACAAGAACAAAGCCATCCTTCTTTCCATGAGCGAAAGTCTGATCCCTGCTGAAGCGGGGACAAAGATGACCCGCGCTGTGTGCGAGTTCTTGACGTGTCTAGACCGCAAGGGGGAGGATTTGGATGAAGAGCCGAATGATTATGTGATCAATGATGAGGCGGATAGGATCATGGTGGCTATGAACTTTGTCGACACGGGTTTGAAGGATCTACGGAACATTCAAGCGTCGATTTGA
- a CDS encoding Protein kinase domain-containing protein produces the protein MTGLHLASAFGLVNVVSRMIGSGKFSLRLRTDDGWTALHWAVEKGREDVAAFLLTLPDKESFISCKTNSEGCTALHIAVKHLRAAMVKVILKAKADANAQDSRGRTPLYLAVWSVQEDFVEKLLSSGADPNIPSIYGTALHCAVRRGAPSLVLVRALISASGSRIDLDTKDVLALTPLEEAQARGRDDVAAILLEAGAKPSLDLILTQAYILGSHQGLSSKESWQAYENDLVLSCQIKQGNQCTCHVLKSQKQKLGHAEGQVMLEHKFEGDAAPPTRVFRKTFDLASDVQGQVQKYLLSEWQILFKLRHPHIVRYIDSDEDPYHNEFLLYMEFCDKGDVESFHGIQLRDLTARENKRYGFVEDETRLNLRPLSGVEIWAMIWQMASALAYLHYGLSIRRKNGLYAASLEGQWAYIIHRDVKPANIVMHGAEKDKFLFKLCDLGIASHAGLGPDQNQTQLIGSSGLQPPEVRQGELWTTRGDMFSLGETIRLTAKAKDELLNCQAFKSFLDGARGIDEDSRPTSLEAMEIAYGNLRKAPGSFSELPRAVVEEMRSVHQVLGRWGGSYLLQSFLLTAELLDSSQPFQQGLPTDDRKNLVKRLWLLLDDGAAETFTGRYELPAHLLILLEGRSAEEKQSRELDLDRVLKTSANVNHQWVKSGWSALHIAAQERNLSALKTLLRYEAEVDLEDKHGMTAKDYAKENGFGEMLVLLEQTEKAVVEQHGEVRGNTRKRMRLV, from the exons ATGACAGGACTACACCTCGCCTCCGCCTTTGGATTGGTGAATGTGGTCTCGCGAATGATTGGATCTGGGAAGTTCAGTCTTCGTCTTCGGACTGATGATGGCTGGACTGCACTTCACTGGGCCGTTGAAAAAGGTCGTGAGGACGTTGCAGCTTTCCTTCTAACCTTACCAGACAAGGAGTCTTTCATATCTTGCAAGACAAACTCAGAAGGCTGTACAGCACTGCATATTGCGGTCAAACACCTCCGCGCTGCAATGGTGAAGGTGAtactcaaggccaaggccgacgcCAACGCCCAAGATAGCCGGGGTAGAACCCCTCTCTACTTAGCTGTTTGGAGTGTCCAAGAGGACTTTGTTGAGAAGTTGTTATCCAGCGGTGCTGATCCCAACATTCCAAGCATTTACGGAACGGCACTGCATTGTGCTGTGAGGCGAGGGGCACCtagcctcgtcctcgtccggGCACTGATATCAGCCAGCGGCTCTCGCATTGATCTCGATACCAAAGATGTCCTTGCACTAACGCCCCTGGAGGAAGCACAGGCGAGGGGGCGTGATGATGTGGCGGCGATTCTCCTTGAGGCGGGAGCAAAGCCGTCATTAGATTTGATCTTGACCCAAGCATACATCCTGGGCAGTCATCAGGGCCTTTCTTCGAAGGAGAGCTGGCAGGCCTATGAAAACGATTTGGTCCTCTCATGCCAAATCAAACAGGGCAACCAATGTACCTGTCATGTTCTCAAATCGCAGAAGCAAAAACTAGGGCACGCAGAAGGTCAAGTGATGCTCGAACATAAGTTTGAGGGGGATGCGGCACCGCCGACA CGAGTGTTCCGGAAAACGTTTGACCTAGCGAGTGATGTGCAAGGGCAGGTTCAGAAGTACTTGCTGTCTGAATGGCAGATTCTTTTCAAGCTGCGACATCCACACATTGTCCGATACATTGACTCTGACGAAGATCCTTACCACAACGAGTTTCTACTCTATATGGAATTCTGCGACAAGGGAGATGTTGAATCCTTCCATGGGATTCAACTGAGGGATTTGACAGCCAGAGAGAACAAGCGATATGGGTTCGTCGAGGACGAGACAAGATTAAACCTGAGGCCGCTGAGTGGCGTCGAGATCTGGGCAATGATCTGGCAAATGGCTTCAGCCTTAGCCTATCTCCATTACGGCTTGTCTATCAGGCGGAAGAACGGACTATACGCCGCCAGTCTGGAGGGACAATGGGCTTATATCATTCACCGCGATGTCAAGCCAGCCAACA TTGTGATGCATGGTGCTGAAAAGGACAAGTTCCTCTTCAAGCTATGTGATTTGGGAATCGCAAGCCACGCTGGACTGGGGCCAGATCAGAACCAAACCCAACTGATTGGAAGCTCAGGCTTGCAACCTCCA GAAGTTAGACAGGGGGAGCTGTGGACAACCAGGGGCGACATGTTCTCACTTGGAG AGACAATCAGATTAACCGCCAAGGCAAAGGATGAGCTGCTCAACTGTCAAGCATTCAAGAGTTTTCTAGACGGGGCTCGTGGAATCGACGAAGACTCAAGACCGACCAGCCTCGAAGCGATGGAAATTGCCTATGGAAACCTACGAAAAGCCCCTGGAAGCTTCTCAGAACTGCCACGAGCTGTGGTTGAAGAAATGCGTTCCGTGCATCAGGTGCTCGGCCGCTGGGGCGGGAGCTATTTATTACAATCATTCCTACTCACCGCCGAACTGTTAGACAGCTCACAGCCATTCCAACAGGGCTTGCCTACAGACGATCGCAAAAATCTTGTTAAACGGTTGTGGCTACTTCTAGATGATGGGGCCGCAGAAACATTCACGGGAAGATACGAGCTTCCTGCGCACTTGTTGATTCTACTAGAAGGTCGGTCTGCAGAGGAGAAGCAATCGAGAGAACTAGACCTAGACAGGGTCCTGAAAACTTCCGCCAACGTCAATCATCAATGGGTCAAGTCAGGTTGGTCGGCGCTTCATATCGCAGCACAGGAAAGAAACCTCTCTGCTCTCAAGACACTGCTGCGGTATGAGGCAGAGGTTGATTTGGAGGATAAACACGGAATGACGGCAAAGGATTACGCTAAAGAAAATGGCTTCGGTGAGATGCTGGTACTTTTGGAACAAACTGAGAAAGCCGTTGTTGAGCAGCACGGAGAGGTGAGAGGAAacacgaggaagaggatgaggctggtgTGA